AGTAATAAACGTGAACGCCACCCTCGCCGGCAGTGGGAACATCCAAGTCTTTAATGATTGTAAGAACCCGGTCGAACGACTTGTCCGGGCAGATCACGATGAGCTTGTTGGTGCGCTCGTCGGCGAGCACCAGGCGCAGCGAGGGCGTGCCCTCGTCGGCGCCGCCAGCGGTGTTGGTGGCGCCACCGGGCGGCGGGGTGAGGGGGCCGCCCTCCTTGTGAATCGGCGCGCCGGGCGGGGTCTTGGGCACCGAAAGCGCGCCCACGCGGGCGCCGGGCTGGCCCTTCTTCTGTTCGAAGATCTTGGTGAGCTTGTCGGCGAGGTCGCTCGCCGCCGCGTACTGCACCTGGACGATGTGCACCGAGTCCACGCCGCCGGGCTGGTCGAGCTGCTCGAGCACGCGCTCGAGGCGGTGCATGTTGGAGCCGACGTCATGGCAGATCAGGAGATCCGGCTGGAAGGGATCACACTGGCCGTTGGGCGTGACCAGGTTCGCGAGCGCGCCGCGCACCGGCTCGAGCTCCGAGTAGCGCACCCGGAAGATCTTGGTGACCATCATCTCGCTCTCGGGGATTTTGTCCTGGTCCTCGAGGAAGGTGGGGATGGTGCTCTGGCGCGCGTTGCGCTTCTCCTCAATGCGCAGGAACTTGCCCACCGGATAGACGGCGAGGTTGTTGGCGTCGAGCGCGGAGAGGAAGGCCGCGTAGACCTCTTCGGCGGAGACGTAGGCCTCGCCGTGCTGCGGCCCGATGATGGTGATCTTGCCGCGGATGTTCTCCGGCAAGATGAACATCTTGCCGGTCATGTCCGCGACCTGCTTCACCAACTCTTCGATATCGACCTTGTCGAATTGCAGCTTGAACTTGCCGCTCTTCGCCATCTGATCGCGCGGCAGCACGCGCTTCTCGACGTCGTCGCCCGCGTCCTTGCTGGCGGCGGTCGTGGGCGGGTTGGGTGCATTTCGGCCGCCGGCGCCCCGCGGGTTCGCGCGCGGGTTGCTGCTCGAGCCGCGGCTGCTCGCGTTGTCGGTGTTGGCCGCGGCGTCGTTCGCGGTGTTGGTGTTCGCCGGCGGCGGGATCGGATTCGGCGGCAGCCGTTTCTGCATCGGCGGCGCGCCCTGGCGCACCGGCGACGCCATGTGCGGCAGCACCGGCGCGTTGGGCTTGCCGAGCGAGGGCAGGCGAATCGGCGGCTTCTGCGGCTCGGCGTCCTGCGCTCGGGCGAGCGAGGGCACGGCCGTCGCGACGGCGAGCAACACGGGCAAGAGGCGGGTGTTCTGGGGCATGGTGGTCGGGCGGGCCTTGGGCCGCAGGGCTGCGGTTACTGGACGACGTCGTACTGCTTGTTGACCGTGCTGCCGTTGCGGTCGATTTCGATCTCGATGTGGCTCGAGTCTTTCAACTTGGCATAGGCCTCGAGGGCCTTGTCCGGGCTGTTGATCTCGAAGCCGTTGATGCGGCGGATGACGTCGCCGTTCTGGACGCCGATCTTCGAGTAGATGCTGTCGGGCCGGATGCTGAAGAGCTTGAAGCCGGTGGCCACGCCGTCCTTGAAGGCCGGCACGATGCGCGCCTGCATGGCCACGTCGTTCAGGTTCGACAGTGTCTTATCCAGTTCCGACTTCTGGACTTGATACTTGTTCTCGCCCACGGACCTGATGCCATTGCCGTTGACGGTGGAGGGCGGCGGTTCGGTGTTGGCGACCTCGGTGGGCTTGGCCACGATGGCGGCCACGGGGCCGTTGCCCTCCTTGTCGTCGATGTACTCGCGGTGCCCGTTGTTGAGCACGATCACGCAGCCGTTGGGCTGGTCGTCCTTCGAGAACTCGGTGCAGTCGTCGAGGATGTCGAGGACCTTGGCGCCCTGGATTCGGTCGTCGACCATGTACGTGTCGTTGGTGTGCGCCTGCGTGTCCTCGATGACCGCGAAGGACCAGTACTTGTTCGTGGAGACCGTGGTGCCGAGCAGCCGCACGTGCAGGGTGGTGTGCAGCGGCACGGAGGTGAGGTCGTCCTTCTTGGCGTCGCCGAGCGCGGGCTCCTTGAGCGCCACCTCGGGCTTGGGCAGCGGGATGCCGGTGACGCGCGACATGGCCTCGGGATCCAGCCGGGTGGCCATGGCGTAGGCCGGCCGCGGCGCGGTCGACACTGGCGGGTTCACGTCGGGTGCACCCGCCAGCGCGCTCTCGGTGAACACGTTCAGCGCGCGCGCCACGAGCAGCGCGGCGAGCGCCAGGAAGAGCAGGTTCACTGCCCAGAAGTACTTGCGAAACAAGAGCTCCACGCGCCGTCTCCACCACCGGTTACCAGGTCATCAAGCAAGCCAGGTGCCATGAGGGTCGGATAACCCAAGGCCCCAAACAGCCCGAAAATTCCGACGTTTGCCCGGCAGGCTGGCAAGCAGCCGGGACAAAATGTCACGCCGTTCGGCCGCACAGGACCGGGCGTGACAAAGCGTCAATCGCGGAGCTCCAGGGCGATGTTCCGCGTCGAGCCCGCGCGCTCCAGGGAGACGACAGCGTGGCTGGCCGTGAGCAAGGCGGGCAGGTGGGCAGCGAGTGCGTCCAGGTTTCCGACGTCGATGCCGTCGACGCTGTGGATCACATCGCCGACCTGCAGGCCCAGCGCGGCAGCTGGACCGCCAGGCTGCACCCACAGCGCCGTCACGCCGCTGATTCTGCCGTTCTTCAGAACCGGGAGTACGCGCGCGCTGGTCAGCCAGAGATTCGGATCGGCGGCCAAGCGATTGCGCTCTACGTGGGTCAGCGTGGCCACGACGTCGGGCTCGCGCTCCGAGCGCGCAGCCGCGATGGGACCGTCGAGGCCGACCGAGTGCAGCGTGTCTCCGCACCGGACGATCGCCCGGTCGCTCTCGACGGACTCGAGCACGCAATCGCCGAGAGAATCTCCGGGCAAGAGCGGCACCGCGCCGCGGCCTTCGTCGAGCAGCGCCCACGACCACGCGGCGTGATTCGACAAGACCGCCCCGCGCAGGTGCGCCATCGGCGGCGCCGGCGCCGGCGCCAGTGGCTGCGGTGCGCGCGGGCTGATGCCGAACACGCGCGCCATCTGGATTTCGTCGAGTGTCACATGCGGATTGGGCGCCGGACTGGACAGTTTTGGCACGAAGAACAGTGGCTCCACGGCGGCGTCCACCACGGCGCTCACCGCCAGGGCGATGAGCAGCGCAGCGGCACCGACCCCCATCAAGTCCAGCCAGCGAAAGGCGCAGCGCATGATCGCTCCCGGGAATGGCTTCCGGGAGAGCAAGCGCGGTGCCAGCGGGAAGTGCGCGAGATCGCGTGCGTCGATCCGGTCGCGTGTGACAATCGGCGCCGATCGACACGCGTCGATGTGACACTATGACGGCTTGTTCTCGCCGTCGCCGGGGGCGGGCTCGGCTTCGGACGTCTCGCGCTCGAGCTTTCGATAGATCGTCCGCGCGGCGATGCCGAGGAGCTGTGCCGCGAGCGTCTTGTCGCCCTTGGTGTGGCGCAGCGTCTCGTGGATCACCCGCCGCTCGATCTCCTCGAGCGGCGTGCCAATTGGAATCACCAGGTGCTGGGCGCTGCCGCGCATGCCCCCGCGGACGCTCTCCGGCAAATCATCGACGCCAATCGTCTCGCCCTTGGAGAGCACCACCGCGCGCTCCACGGCGTTCTCCAATTCGCGCACGTTGCCTGGCCAGGCGTAGCTCTCGAGCAGCTCCATGGCCTGGGGCGTGAAGCCGGTGCGCGTCTTGGCGTTCTTCTGGCAGTAGATGCGCAGGAAGTGGTCGGCCAGGAGCGGCAGGTCCTCGCGGCGGCTGTGCAAGGGCGGGAGCTTCAGGGCCACCACGTTGAGGCGGTAGTAGAGGTCCTCGCGGAAGCGGCCCTCGGCCACCTCGCGCTGCAGGTCCTTGTTGGTCGCGGCCACCACGCGCACGTCGACCTTGATGGAAGAGGTCCCGCCGAGCCGCTCGAACTCGCTCTCCTGCAGCACGCGCAAGAGCTTCACCTGCGCGGCAGGCGTCATCTCGCCCACTTCGTCGAGGAACAACGTGCCGTGGTTGGCGCGCTCGAAGCGCCCGGGCTTGGTGGTGACGGCGCCCGTGAACGCGCCCTTCTCGTGGCCGAAGAGCTCGCTCTCCAGCAGCGACTCGGGGATCGCCGCGCAGTTGATGGCCACGAACGGCCCCTCGGCGCGCTGCGACAGATCGTGAATCGCGCGCGCGAAGAGCTCTTTGCCGGTGCCGTTCTCGCCTTGCAGGAGCACGGTCGCCGTCGAGGGCGCGGCCTGCTTCACGAGATCGAACGCGAGCCGGAACGCCGGCGACTGCCCGATGATCCGCTTGTTGCCGCCGGGCCCGACCTCTTCCAGCCGGGTCTTGAGCCGCTTGT
This DNA window, taken from Deltaproteobacteria bacterium, encodes the following:
- a CDS encoding PDZ domain-containing protein gives rise to the protein MRCAFRWLDLMGVGAAALLIALAVSAVVDAAVEPLFFVPKLSSPAPNPHVTLDEIQMARVFGISPRAPQPLAPAPAPPMAHLRGAVLSNHAAWSWALLDEGRGAVPLLPGDSLGDCVLESVESDRAIVRCGDTLHSVGLDGPIAAARSEREPDVVATLTHVERNRLAADPNLWLTSARVLPVLKNGRISGVTALWVQPGGPAAALGLQVGDVIHSVDGIDVGNLDALAAHLPALLTASHAVVSLERAGSTRNIALELRD
- a CDS encoding sigma-54-dependent Fis family transcriptional regulator → MTTALDPVTLLIVDDEAANLDSLVRLFAKEGYRAVGASTGAEALEVIRRESIPVMITDLMMPGMSGVELLRAAHAVSPDTEVVLMTAYGTVETAVEAMKEGAYDFVTKPLKRHAIVKTVKQALEKQSLVTENKRLKTRLEEVGPGGNKRIIGQSPAFRLAFDLVKQAAPSTATVLLQGENGTGKELFARAIHDLSQRAEGPFVAINCAAIPESLLESELFGHEKGAFTGAVTTKPGRFERANHGTLFLDEVGEMTPAAQVKLLRVLQESEFERLGGTSSIKVDVRVVAATNKDLQREVAEGRFREDLYYRLNVVALKLPPLHSRREDLPLLADHFLRIYCQKNAKTRTGFTPQAMELLESYAWPGNVRELENAVERAVVLSKGETIGVDDLPESVRGGMRGSAQHLVIPIGTPLEEIERRVIHETLRHTKGDKTLAAQLLGIAARTIYRKLERETSEAEPAPGDGENKPS
- a CDS encoding general secretion pathway protein GspC produces the protein MELLFRKYFWAVNLLFLALAALLVARALNVFTESALAGAPDVNPPVSTAPRPAYAMATRLDPEAMSRVTGIPLPKPEVALKEPALGDAKKDDLTSVPLHTTLHVRLLGTTVSTNKYWSFAVIEDTQAHTNDTYMVDDRIQGAKVLDILDDCTEFSKDDQPNGCVIVLNNGHREYIDDKEGNGPVAAIVAKPTEVANTEPPPSTVNGNGIRSVGENKYQVQKSELDKTLSNLNDVAMQARIVPAFKDGVATGFKLFSIRPDSIYSKIGVQNGDVIRRINGFEINSPDKALEAYAKLKDSSHIEIEIDRNGSTVNKQYDVVQ